The following coding sequences lie in one Hemitrygon akajei unplaced genomic scaffold, sHemAka1.3 Scf000035, whole genome shotgun sequence genomic window:
- the LOC140720041 gene encoding C-type lectin domain family 12 member B-like yields MADFTNTLNGLTTGAQKQEPKKNIGNRSYRKICLLGLVASIIIAIVAGLSIYVSEIRLSQPLWDMKGTRNQCRLLVHNLNSTVESKMSEKSHLNFIDCACLQNLGEICQFLTSSRERKCSQAWEKYGDRCYFFSTFETSYDGARQQCSDFDSRLLEISSNDEARFVFDARLYGNGAHWIGKCENGKVASELLYGVYSGRSVCGNCNSYIWGSSCSRAHRFICEKSAPLFPEILQKIQDLCPQPVESN; encoded by the exons ATGGCTGATTTCACAAACACGCTGAATGGTCTCACTACAGGTGCGCAGAAACAGGAGCCGAAGAAGAACATTGGAAATAGATCGTACCGTAAGATCTGCCTACTCGGCCTCGTTGCGTCCATCATCATTGCGATAGTGGCCGGACTCTCGATCTATG TGTCAGAGATTCGTCTGTCTCAACCCCTTTGGGACATGAAGGGGACACGGAACCAATGTCGACTACTGGTCCATAATTTGAACTCAACCGTTGAATCCAAGATGTCCGAGAAATCCCATCTGAATTTCATCGACTGCGCCTGTCTCCAGAACCTGGGTGAAATTTGCCAATTTCTGACCAGTAGCAGAG AGCGAAAGTGTTCCCAGGCTTGGGAAAAATATGGTGACCGGTGTTATTTCTTCTCCACGTTTGAAACATCTTACGATGGAGCGAGGCAACAATGTTCAGACTTTGATTCAAGACTCCTCGAGATCAGTTCAAATgatgaagcg AGGTTTGTTTTCGACGCTCGTTTGTACGGAAACGGTGcacactggattggaaaatgcgagaacgg GAAAGTGGCCTCTGAACTCCTGTACGGGGTGTACTCAGGGAGGTCCGTCTGCGGTAATTGCAACTCGTACATATGGGGTTCTTCTTGCAGTCGTGCTCAccgtttcatctgcgagaagtcggCACCATTGTTCCCGGAAATTCTTCAgaagatccaggatctctgtccACAGCCCGTGGAGTCGAATTGA